One region of Actinomycetes bacterium genomic DNA includes:
- a CDS encoding metallophosphoesterase translates to MYRSSAWLSSAATLALAAGLLLPTVGAAQSSETAGAKGDESRATTKIVGWSTDRATLTPGQKVKDRVRVKAKGAKAKRKMVLQRALAGTRDWTRVWQRSTKRNGKLVVKFTAPTSGSWKFRIRVRQDQDGKSARSAKRRVDIADPSATDTPSVPAIQPGLVFVAGDIGLCEGAADQTAALIDPIAEAFVATGDLAYPSGTDRDFAECYDPHFGSLKSKTYPVPGNHEYYSGATGYFNYFGSRVGTLADPWYVVDIGGWRFFMLDSECDKIGGCDTTSDQYAWLADQLSGELPQCTAAVWHRPRWSSGHHGSYAPVSDLYELLYDHGTDLLLSGHEHAYERFAPLSPAGVNDPAGVRQFVVGTGGTTLREFKSTETGSQSRLNDSHGVLRMQLSGTGYDWDFLPTKSSGKTDSGSALCS, encoded by the coding sequence ATGTACCGCTCTAGTGCCTGGCTTAGCAGCGCCGCGACTTTAGCGCTGGCTGCTGGGCTCTTGCTGCCTACGGTTGGTGCCGCTCAATCAAGCGAAACCGCCGGAGCCAAGGGCGATGAGTCACGGGCGACGACGAAGATCGTTGGCTGGTCCACGGACCGCGCCACCCTCACGCCTGGCCAGAAGGTCAAGGACCGAGTTCGGGTCAAGGCCAAGGGCGCCAAAGCCAAACGGAAGATGGTCCTGCAGCGGGCACTGGCTGGTACGCGAGATTGGACTCGGGTCTGGCAGCGATCGACTAAACGCAACGGCAAGTTGGTGGTGAAGTTCACCGCGCCGACGTCAGGTAGTTGGAAATTTCGTATCCGTGTTCGCCAAGACCAGGACGGTAAGTCGGCACGATCGGCTAAACGTCGCGTGGATATTGCTGATCCTTCGGCCACGGACACCCCGAGCGTGCCGGCCATACAGCCAGGGCTGGTCTTTGTTGCTGGTGACATTGGCCTGTGCGAGGGCGCAGCTGATCAGACCGCCGCGTTAATTGACCCAATCGCCGAAGCGTTTGTCGCCACCGGAGATCTCGCCTATCCCAGCGGCACCGACCGTGACTTTGCTGAGTGCTATGACCCTCACTTCGGCTCGCTGAAGAGCAAGACCTACCCAGTGCCCGGCAACCACGAGTACTACTCGGGGGCCACCGGCTACTTCAACTATTTCGGAAGCAGAGTCGGGACACTGGCTGATCCTTGGTATGTGGTTGACATCGGCGGTTGGCGATTCTTCATGCTCGACTCCGAGTGCGACAAGATCGGCGGGTGCGATACCACCAGTGACCAGTACGCCTGGTTGGCTGACCAGCTGTCTGGTGAACTACCGCAATGCACCGCTGCGGTGTGGCACCGTCCACGGTGGTCAAGTGGGCATCACGGCTCCTATGCTCCTGTTTCCGATCTTTATGAATTGCTGTACGACCACGGCACTGACCTGCTGCTCAGCGGTCATGAACACGCTTACGAAAGATTTGCCCCACTCTCGCCAGCGGGGGTAAATGATCCGGCAGGAGTCCGGCAGTTTGTCGTTGGTACCGGCGGGACAACATTGCGAGAGTTCAAGTCGACTGAGACGGGTTCGCAATCGCGACTCAACGACAGCCACGGTGTCTTGCGCATGCAACTGTCCGGGACTGGGTACGACTGGGACTTCCTGCCGACGAAGTCCTCTGGCAAAACAGATAGTGGCTCAGCGCTGTGTAGTTGA
- a CDS encoding lipase, with amino-acid sequence MKLTQALLAAVVAVLIVILAWWLFFRPAEEPEAAAPETPQGTVLLIPGYGGGTGQLSRLAGLLDQQGMQAEIIDIDDGEGDLREYAQRVETRAAELIAEGQPPPDLIGYSAGGVTARAAYSDQPELFRRVITLASPHQGTGVAVLGELVNACPTACKQLQPDSDLLESFPEPQRPQDWLSIWSEDDETIRPPESSKIPGIKNYRIQSACDTRDIGHGEVPLDPQTLAAIDAFLVGAPLPTTCVP; translated from the coding sequence GTGAAACTCACTCAGGCACTTTTGGCTGCAGTTGTGGCTGTCCTCATCGTGATTCTCGCTTGGTGGTTGTTCTTCCGTCCGGCAGAAGAACCCGAAGCAGCCGCACCCGAAACTCCGCAAGGAACGGTCTTACTGATCCCCGGATACGGTGGCGGGACCGGACAACTCAGCCGTCTCGCGGGTTTGCTTGATCAGCAAGGGATGCAGGCAGAGATCATTGACATCGACGATGGTGAAGGTGACCTTCGCGAATACGCCCAACGCGTGGAAACTCGCGCTGCCGAACTCATTGCCGAAGGACAGCCCCCGCCCGACCTGATTGGCTATTCCGCAGGCGGTGTCACCGCCCGGGCCGCCTACTCCGATCAGCCGGAGCTGTTTCGTCGGGTAATCACCCTGGCCAGCCCCCATCAAGGAACGGGTGTAGCGGTGCTCGGTGAGTTAGTGAATGCTTGCCCCACTGCCTGCAAGCAGTTACAGCCGGATTCCGACCTCCTGGAGTCATTCCCCGAGCCACAACGGCCGCAAGATTGGCTATCGATCTGGAGCGAAGACGATGAGACCATCAGGCCGCCCGAGTCCAGCAAGATTCCGGGGATAAAGAATTATCGCATCCAAAGTGCCTGCGACACCCGCGACATAGGTCACGGCGAAGTGCCATTAGATCCGCAAACTCTGGCCGCAATTGATGCCTTCCTGGTAGGTGCGCCATTACCTACTACCTGTGTCCCCTGA